One segment of Fructilactobacillus hinvesii DNA contains the following:
- a CDS encoding phage tail domain-containing protein, translating into MNPELYLMIDGKPEFNIKDKLPIMDFMGCDSDDPAIVNNYQNYAGLDGSLFTSSSIQKNSVNLRFLFHYDNFQDYRSRIYLINQFFHQKKIYRIRTNSEPDLVMFCRPTTFQIKPIDNGSHDCTIVIPMENPSGYRYSRFDSLSQQDLWDDFPLGWDIPVMTANDFIFTDKFNFKLMNPSGVPIDPYYEHHDLKIHMSWVGPFIKLNNWTNNTSYTYFKKNDGTNNLVLDGINTYANGTQDSINSDYGNLQLEPGFNAITVNGCSSCKIKFEFPFIYV; encoded by the coding sequence ATGAATCCAGAATTATATTTAATGATTGATGGGAAACCTGAGTTTAACATCAAGGACAAGCTGCCAATTATGGATTTTATGGGTTGTGATTCTGACGATCCAGCAATAGTTAATAATTATCAAAATTATGCTGGATTAGACGGCAGTCTGTTCACTAGCTCTTCCATTCAAAAGAATTCAGTAAATTTAAGATTTTTATTTCATTACGATAACTTCCAGGATTATAGAAGCAGGATTTACTTAATTAATCAGTTTTTTCATCAGAAAAAGATTTATAGAATCAGAACTAATTCGGAACCTGATTTGGTAATGTTTTGTCGGCCAACTACTTTTCAGATTAAACCGATAGATAACGGTAGCCATGACTGTACAATTGTTATTCCGATGGAAAATCCCAGCGGTTATCGCTATTCACGCTTTGACTCTTTGTCACAGCAGGATTTATGGGATGATTTTCCTTTAGGTTGGGACATTCCGGTCATGACTGCGAATGACTTCATTTTTACTGACAAGTTCAACTTTAAGTTAATGAATCCGAGTGGGGTTCCGATTGATCCATATTATGAACATCACGATTTAAAAATCCATATGAGCTGGGTTGGCCCATTTATTAAGCTCAATAACTGGACTAACAATACCAGCTACACGTATTTTAAAAAGAACGATGGCACTAATAATCTGGTACTTGATGGGATTAATACCTACGCCAACGGAACCCAGGATAGTATTAATAGTGATTACGGGAATTTACAGTTGGAACCGGGCTTTAATGCAATTACAGTTAATGGTTGTTCATCATGTAAAATTAAATTTGAATTCCCGTTCATTTACGTTTAA
- a CDS encoding tape measure protein: MQTSFQMNTKIALDTVGAEDSLKSFNRAMQTNVNAMKNGIAQANALGDAMGANKAKIDGLGNVMTTLENKIELLRNKQEGLDVTTKTGADQYLKLQTQIEKAESQVAKYSAQQESARQKNTYYTSGLAELQRGYNLTNQATEAHVARLEAEGRTLDATKVKLEGTKQGLESLTQQLKIQDSELQSSKSRLDETHSKYDTLKSTLSQLKAAGKENTSEYKAQEEQLARLKLELDKSNEAFLVQSARVEKTKTSMAEAQSEVGQLNRRIEEINPSPFKRLSNAIQETNEKGREHQSVFKAAFAANLVSNAVISGWARLTGSIGEATRAGMEYDKQQQKMVAVWTTLTGHRKDAQGMVDDVNKLSVATGQSAEQTDELEQKFYHLHSSKDEAHEMTKAMLNMADAVGLNGQQIDAVSQDMTNALSRGKASAGEINQITQYFPMYREELAKSKNVTVEQLNEIVKQGKVSADDMEKVFEKLGNVKYGKAAENMLSTMQGAERVIKARVPALIGAIEKPIMESKNPMYLAVSKWVSDPRTEAEFNKVGKAAANGINTITQAFSKAFNVKDSQKAMDNMVNGLAKGITSISNAVAAHAKDIKDFFEVFKETGSGTFKVLIETLKDLAPVIKLVGGAASEHPKAFAAMASSMIITSKASTLMNAALVPIAGTFRMIHGPFAAVNGLFKGFRGIEVAEDASKITKSWSKVGPAFRGAASGFSKGMNSFASGVEKMYFKVSGSLGQLVKGTGRAAADFGKNLVSMTKSATKTAILVGKSMASMALSVVKSLGRMAIAFATNPFGLAIIGITALVTAVVLAYAKIKPFRDFVNGLGRAIVKSFKAVVDFFKNNWKGIGLIIINPFVRIPKMLYDKVKPFRDFVNTVRNIIFSGFNAIGKFFVSFWNGTTKVFSSSLHFIENIWHVTWTSVANVGKSVWNGITSFLGGFWNGIRNVFNSSLHFVSSIWTNSWNAIFNIGRGIWNGITSFLGGFWNGVRNVFNSSLRFISIIWNNTWNAVFNFGKGIWNGISGVFNGFINGVRSVWDSVTHFLGKAWSDTWNGVINTAKSAVRTVGHVVADIANGVIKPINTMLDKIRDGINWILDKVGAHKIGKFEIPMVRYANGTPDTHKGGLAMVNDGPGSNFREMYKLPNGQVGMFPNKRNMIVPLPAGTSVLDGERSARMAKLMGIPAYKGGIGGFFSGLWDGAKDIVDDAEKIIKNPAKFMEATLDHFLGNFSSNIKLASEIITHFPGKLASESINWVKKLFTDFAGDGGGGRGAPSGHGVQRWRDQVVAALKANGLSSSEGMVNKVLRQIATESGGNEKAVQGAIGDINNITGDLAKGLMQVTGATFRANAFPGHNNPFNGYDSLLAGLNYAKKRYGKDLSFLGQGHGYANGGYVNQHQMIEIAEGNMGEFVIPTDPAKRPRAEQLMDEINAQFASDGASPHRNGNNGSGNGLEQEVQDLKNMVATLIKLQTDTVIASKDTADAVLKTAQDPRQRYIQDANNRSLRNYQLGG, translated from the coding sequence ATGCAAACTTCATTCCAAATGAACACTAAAATTGCCCTGGATACTGTTGGAGCCGAAGACTCTTTAAAGAGCTTTAACCGGGCTATGCAGACTAACGTTAATGCCATGAAGAATGGGATTGCTCAAGCAAATGCCCTGGGCGATGCGATGGGTGCCAATAAGGCCAAAATCGACGGGCTTGGTAACGTAATGACTACGTTAGAAAACAAAATCGAGTTACTGCGAAACAAACAAGAAGGATTAGATGTCACAACTAAAACCGGAGCCGATCAGTATTTAAAGTTGCAGACCCAAATTGAGAAAGCGGAGTCCCAAGTTGCTAAGTATTCGGCCCAACAGGAATCTGCTCGGCAAAAAAATACTTACTATACTAGCGGACTTGCCGAACTTCAACGAGGTTATAACTTAACTAACCAAGCAACCGAAGCTCATGTGGCCAGACTAGAAGCCGAAGGCCGAACCTTAGATGCTACCAAAGTTAAGCTAGAAGGAACTAAGCAGGGACTGGAAAGTTTGACTCAGCAATTAAAAATCCAGGATTCTGAATTGCAGAGTAGCAAAAGTAGACTAGATGAGACGCATAGTAAATATGACACTTTGAAGTCGACTTTGTCCCAATTGAAAGCGGCCGGGAAAGAAAATACATCAGAGTATAAAGCCCAGGAAGAGCAATTAGCTAGATTAAAGCTAGAACTAGATAAATCTAACGAAGCATTCTTAGTTCAATCAGCCAGAGTCGAAAAAACGAAGACTAGCATGGCAGAAGCTCAATCAGAAGTAGGTCAACTAAATCGTCGGATTGAGGAAATTAATCCTAGTCCGTTCAAGCGATTAAGTAATGCTATCCAAGAGACTAATGAAAAAGGCCGGGAACACCAATCTGTTTTCAAAGCAGCATTTGCTGCTAACTTAGTTTCCAATGCTGTTATTTCTGGTTGGGCCCGGTTAACTGGATCAATTGGTGAAGCGACTAGAGCCGGAATGGAATATGACAAACAGCAGCAGAAAATGGTTGCCGTTTGGACTACATTAACTGGCCATCGAAAAGATGCCCAGGGTATGGTCGATGACGTTAATAAGTTATCCGTGGCCACTGGTCAATCTGCTGAACAAACGGATGAGTTAGAACAGAAATTCTATCACCTTCATTCCAGTAAGGATGAAGCCCACGAAATGACCAAAGCCATGCTTAACATGGCTGATGCCGTTGGGTTAAATGGTCAACAAATTGATGCCGTATCGCAAGATATGACCAATGCATTGTCTCGAGGAAAAGCCAGTGCCGGTGAAATTAATCAGATCACACAGTATTTCCCGATGTACCGTGAAGAACTTGCTAAAAGCAAGAATGTTACCGTTGAACAGCTTAATGAAATAGTTAAGCAAGGTAAGGTTTCTGCAGATGACATGGAAAAGGTCTTTGAAAAATTAGGTAACGTTAAGTACGGTAAGGCAGCTGAAAACATGCTGTCGACCATGCAAGGGGCCGAACGGGTCATTAAAGCTCGAGTCCCAGCGTTAATTGGTGCGATTGAAAAGCCAATTATGGAATCAAAGAATCCGATGTACTTGGCCGTTTCCAAATGGGTTTCTGACCCAAGAACAGAAGCTGAATTTAATAAAGTTGGGAAAGCAGCTGCCAATGGGATTAATACCATTACCCAAGCCTTTTCTAAGGCATTTAATGTTAAAGATAGTCAAAAGGCCATGGATAACATGGTTAATGGTTTGGCCAAAGGAATTACTAGCATTAGTAATGCTGTTGCTGCCCATGCTAAGGACATCAAAGACTTCTTTGAAGTTTTCAAAGAAACGGGATCCGGAACCTTTAAAGTCTTAATTGAAACTCTAAAGGATTTGGCTCCGGTAATTAAACTAGTTGGAGGAGCAGCTAGTGAGCATCCAAAAGCATTTGCTGCTATGGCTAGTAGCATGATTATTACCAGCAAAGCATCAACTCTAATGAATGCTGCTCTCGTTCCAATTGCCGGGACATTTAGAATGATTCATGGTCCATTTGCAGCCGTAAATGGTTTATTTAAGGGTTTCAGAGGAATTGAAGTAGCTGAGGATGCTAGCAAAATTACTAAATCATGGTCTAAAGTGGGACCGGCGTTTAGAGGAGCTGCTAGCGGATTTTCAAAAGGTATGAATTCTTTTGCTAGTGGAGTAGAAAAAATGTACTTCAAAGTTTCCGGCAGCTTGGGACAGTTGGTTAAAGGTACTGGCCGGGCTGCAGCAGATTTCGGTAAAAACCTTGTATCGATGACTAAATCAGCTACTAAAACAGCTATTTTAGTTGGAAAATCGATGGCTTCAATGGCATTGTCAGTTGTTAAATCATTAGGTCGAATGGCAATTGCTTTTGCAACTAATCCCTTTGGACTAGCAATCATTGGAATAACAGCTTTGGTAACTGCGGTAGTTCTAGCCTATGCAAAAATTAAACCTTTTAGAGACTTTGTTAACGGACTGGGCCGGGCGATTGTTAAGTCATTTAAGGCCGTCGTTGATTTCTTTAAAAATAATTGGAAAGGCATTGGATTAATCATTATTAATCCGTTCGTCAGGATCCCTAAAATGCTTTACGACAAAGTAAAGCCATTCCGTGATTTTGTTAATACGGTTAGGAATATCATTTTTAGCGGGTTTAACGCTATTGGTAAATTCTTTGTTAGTTTTTGGAACGGAACAACTAAGGTCTTTAGTTCCTCTCTTCACTTTATTGAAAACATTTGGCACGTTACCTGGACCTCTGTTGCTAATGTTGGAAAGAGCGTTTGGAATGGAATTACTTCATTTTTAGGTGGATTTTGGAACGGGATCCGGAATGTATTCAATTCTTCCCTTCACTTTGTTTCTAGTATCTGGACTAATTCTTGGAATGCTATTTTCAACATCGGTCGGGGTATTTGGAACGGAATCACTTCGTTCTTAGGCGGTTTCTGGAATGGAGTCCGGAATGTGTTTAATTCCTCTTTGAGATTCATTTCAATTATTTGGAATAATACCTGGAATGCAGTCTTTAACTTTGGAAAAGGCATTTGGAATGGTATTTCCGGAGTATTCAACGGATTTATAAATGGAGTACGCTCCGTTTGGGATTCTGTAACTCACTTTCTTGGTAAAGCTTGGAGCGATACATGGAATGGAGTTATTAACACAGCTAAAAGTGCTGTTCGAACGGTTGGCCACGTTGTAGCTGACATTGCTAACGGAGTTATTAAACCAATCAATACGATGCTTGATAAAATTCGGGACGGTATTAATTGGATTCTAGACAAGGTTGGCGCTCACAAAATTGGTAAGTTTGAAATTCCTATGGTTCGGTATGCTAACGGTACGCCGGATACACATAAGGGCGGTTTGGCCATGGTGAACGATGGTCCAGGTTCGAACTTCCGGGAAATGTACAAGCTACCGAATGGCCAAGTCGGGATGTTTCCGAATAAGCGCAACATGATTGTTCCGCTGCCGGCCGGCACGTCTGTGTTGGATGGTGAACGTTCGGCCAGAATGGCTAAACTTATGGGAATTCCTGCTTATAAGGGCGGAATTGGTGGCTTTTTTAGTGGTCTATGGGATGGTGCAAAAGACATCGTAGATGATGCTGAAAAAATTATTAAAAATCCCGCTAAATTTATGGAAGCAACGCTGGATCACTTCTTGGGTAACTTTTCATCGAACATTAAGTTAGCTAGTGAAATCATTACCCATTTTCCTGGGAAACTAGCTAGCGAATCAATTAACTGGGTTAAGAAGCTCTTTACCGATTTTGCCGGCGATGGTGGCGGTGGCCGTGGTGCTCCATCCGGCCATGGTGTACAACGTTGGCGTGACCAGGTAGTTGCTGCCTTAAAGGCCAACGGACTTTCTTCCAGTGAAGGAATGGTTAATAAAGTTCTTCGCCAAATTGCTACTGAATCTGGTGGTAATGAAAAGGCTGTTCAAGGTGCTATTGGTGATATTAATAACATCACTGGTGACCTTGCTAAAGGACTAATGCAAGTTACTGGAGCAACGTTTAGAGCTAATGCATTCCCAGGTCACAACAATCCATTTAACGGGTATGACAGTTTGCTTGCTGGATTGAATTATGCGAAAAAGCGTTATGGAAAGGATTTATCTTTTCTTGGCCAAGGTCATGGTTACGCTAATGGTGGTTACGTCAATCAGCATCAAATGATTGAGATTGCTGAAGGTAACATGGGTGAATTCGTCATTCCAACGGATCCGGCAAAACGTCCCCGAGCTGAACAGCTGATGGATGAAATTAATGCTCAATTTGCTTCTGATGGAGCTTCACCTCATCGTAACGGAAATAATGGATCCGGAAACGGATTAGAACAGGAAGTACAAGATTTAAAAAATATGGTTGCTACTCTCATAAAACTACAAACTGATACGGTTATCGCATCTAAAGATACCGCAGATGCAGTTCTTAAAACGGCTCAGGATCCAAGGCAAAGATACATTCAAGATGCTAATAATCGATCTTTAAGAAATTATCAATTGGGAGGTTAG
- a CDS encoding phage tail protein, whose protein sequence is MDDLLVKGKLNDQTFETKLSCVLRNSFYLQWELNGTYQLQLVALDDQQMDYELLEPEASLFFQGQEYLIKQVQSDYSNGLNTKTVNATHVSKECQWFRQRETRNGVITYSPADVLGFVFNGNVAGFSFEVLSSFPTKQIENFGNVSGQEALNKLIEVWPDAVIVPDNRHIKVYSRNDFEINRGHRIDYQANASDIKITYDSTSLSNQVWCIGKAKDKAEGAPDNAPIEYFFDPFLVTIPDSINKYGIHEIATISDERFTNPESMRNYAKSQLQPEPSFTIEITNDYQFQPFQGDLVRLEIRPAKFITNLATVGFQYYPPGFNDPGQPTQLTLNSTPKTILDYQNYTNGRINSKSHQ, encoded by the coding sequence ATGGATGATTTATTAGTCAAAGGAAAATTAAACGACCAAACATTTGAAACGAAATTGAGTTGCGTCTTGCGCAACTCTTTTTATTTACAGTGGGAACTTAACGGTACGTATCAATTGCAGCTGGTTGCGCTTGACGACCAGCAAATGGACTATGAGTTGTTGGAGCCAGAGGCCTCATTGTTCTTTCAAGGTCAGGAGTACCTCATCAAGCAGGTTCAATCCGATTACAGTAATGGTCTGAATACCAAAACAGTTAACGCTACTCATGTGTCCAAAGAATGCCAATGGTTTCGACAGCGGGAAACTCGGAACGGGGTCATAACTTATTCTCCAGCTGATGTACTTGGCTTTGTGTTCAATGGAAATGTGGCCGGTTTTAGTTTTGAAGTGCTTAGCAGTTTCCCAACCAAGCAAATTGAAAATTTTGGAAACGTTAGTGGCCAAGAAGCCCTTAACAAATTAATTGAGGTTTGGCCCGACGCTGTAATTGTTCCGGATAATCGTCATATCAAAGTTTATAGCCGGAACGATTTTGAAATTAATCGTGGCCATCGAATTGATTATCAGGCAAACGCATCAGATATTAAAATTACCTATGATTCAACCTCACTGTCTAATCAGGTTTGGTGTATCGGAAAAGCAAAAGATAAAGCCGAGGGAGCACCCGACAATGCGCCCATTGAATACTTTTTCGATCCGTTCTTAGTAACCATTCCTGATTCCATTAACAAGTATGGGATTCACGAAATTGCCACCATTAGCGATGAGCGATTTACAAATCCGGAATCAATGCGCAACTATGCAAAGAGTCAGCTCCAGCCGGAACCTAGTTTTACGATTGAGATTACTAATGACTATCAATTTCAACCATTTCAAGGAGATTTAGTCAGATTAGAAATCCGGCCGGCTAAATTTATCACTAACTTGGCCACCGTGGGTTTTCAATATTACCCACCCGGATTTAATGATCCAGGGCAGCCAACCCAGCTGACCTTGAATAGCACGCCAAAAACAATTTTGGACTATCAAAATTACACTAATGGTCGTATTAATAGTAAATCCCATCAATAG
- a CDS encoding MucBP domain-containing protein, translating into MASRYRQKFHYTDTEGVGNDTQTMFMGQDGYYHFYFLKNDTDEYNSHSNHWHHIRTKDLNHYEDVGEAITSYNGIWGQVWTGSIIDNSRGFFSDLPKNVTTKVAIFTSPDDNDGGKQKQYMAYSTDDGYSFKPYLDHPVYGLPDGGPINSEGDCRDPHIFYNDKIQSLEVLLAEGDKIGFYVSKDGQRFNYIGCVTINTDKVFLGMIECPNLIRLKDSADGSMHSFLCFGGNPGNGHTMGTYAIEVKENSSVSGGILEPLDGQQFDDHFPSFKMTSWDRITRLDEGSDYYGANFMSLPDPFNSIHDNDDSFNQVIGNAWLGNWETSTVSVKNGDPTLASSGCTSFHIFKVVNGQLEISLVPVIDYDFSQVNHYSGTANQQALKIPKADNLAQILNVSYSNDGKKLTGQISLDAYVDDGDCTLIINFDENYYSIQRKGGSYSNESPRAYSAIYRYPLNLPDPTKLDFDIRTDTQSYELVLNQKRVYSAVRYTLSAAQWYTVYANSNASGMFRITQHLFERPDYGYLHVRYVDQDNQILGNVLSITGKIGDFYSTKQEAFEGYEFTFVLGIPNGVYREGVENVVYHYRKIEPKPVLPTSFQIPDPDNSQPSALKQALDANYLYFGMDVSMATKDNPWASVPVLCKSTNGINFSLIKKFPRLDLRDGFMIKYGDWYYLTGTLDLMRTKDFIHFERIKNGLNQRDDLKFVWASELFADRDHNWHIICTATSAYRNNDIFNGRRFVFIADIDLESGVVSNEWQELDVDCGSDIDASMHYINGRYYLFMSRNHVYVSDSLHGKFIRLSTNLDGNYNAWYEEGPELVQAGGNVYLYYDRIWSNQGQAWNSHYLRRQALNSELTQWSDPVSTVGPFLLRHGSFLYNDLANLNQCEYFPEIDLNSSLGTKVRHG; encoded by the coding sequence TTGGCTTCGAGATATAGACAGAAATTTCACTACACAGATACGGAAGGAGTCGGGAACGATACTCAGACCATGTTCATGGGTCAAGATGGCTATTATCATTTCTACTTTCTGAAAAATGACACTGACGAATACAACTCACACAGTAACCACTGGCATCACATCCGAACTAAAGACCTAAATCACTACGAGGACGTTGGTGAAGCAATTACAAGCTACAACGGAATTTGGGGCCAAGTATGGACTGGATCCATCATTGATAATTCTCGCGGTTTCTTTTCTGACCTACCTAAAAACGTAACGACAAAAGTGGCCATTTTTACTTCGCCCGATGACAACGACGGAGGAAAGCAAAAGCAATACATGGCCTACTCCACGGATGATGGGTACTCGTTTAAACCATACTTAGATCATCCCGTTTATGGGTTGCCGGATGGGGGACCGATAAACAGTGAAGGAGATTGCCGGGATCCCCATATTTTTTACAATGACAAAATTCAATCGCTTGAAGTGCTGCTAGCCGAAGGAGACAAGATTGGTTTTTATGTTTCTAAAGATGGCCAACGGTTCAACTACATTGGCTGTGTGACAATCAACACTGACAAAGTGTTCCTGGGGATGATTGAATGCCCGAACCTCATTCGGCTAAAAGATTCGGCTGATGGATCCATGCACTCATTTCTGTGCTTTGGTGGGAATCCTGGTAATGGTCACACGATGGGAACGTATGCGATTGAAGTCAAAGAGAATAGTTCGGTTTCTGGAGGAATTCTGGAACCACTTGATGGTCAGCAATTCGATGATCATTTTCCTAGTTTTAAAATGACAAGTTGGGACCGCATTACTAGGTTAGATGAAGGGTCTGACTATTACGGGGCCAACTTTATGAGTTTGCCAGACCCGTTTAATTCAATTCATGATAACGATGATAGTTTTAACCAGGTGATTGGGAATGCTTGGTTGGGTAACTGGGAAACAAGTACCGTGTCGGTTAAAAACGGGGACCCAACATTAGCTTCTAGTGGTTGTACTAGCTTCCACATTTTTAAAGTGGTCAATGGCCAACTGGAAATTTCTCTAGTACCAGTGATTGATTATGATTTTAGCCAAGTTAATCATTACAGCGGAACTGCTAATCAGCAGGCATTGAAAATTCCGAAAGCTGACAATTTAGCTCAAATTCTCAACGTAAGTTACTCAAATGATGGAAAGAAACTAACCGGACAAATTTCATTAGACGCCTATGTTGACGACGGTGACTGTACGTTGATCATTAACTTTGATGAGAACTACTATTCAATCCAACGAAAGGGTGGCTCATATAGCAATGAATCTCCACGAGCTTACAGTGCTATTTATCGATATCCGCTTAATCTCCCGGATCCGACTAAGTTGGACTTTGATATCCGGACCGACACGCAAAGCTATGAGCTAGTTCTGAACCAAAAGCGGGTCTATTCAGCAGTTCGTTATACTTTAAGCGCAGCGCAGTGGTATACCGTGTACGCCAACAGCAATGCCAGCGGTATGTTTCGAATTACACAGCATCTTTTCGAAAGACCTGACTATGGCTATTTGCACGTGCGGTACGTGGACCAAGATAATCAAATTTTAGGCAATGTGCTTTCCATAACCGGAAAAATCGGGGACTTCTACTCCACAAAACAAGAAGCTTTTGAAGGATATGAATTTACCTTTGTTTTAGGGATTCCAAACGGAGTTTACAGAGAGGGTGTAGAAAACGTAGTCTACCATTATCGGAAAATTGAACCGAAACCGGTACTGCCAACTTCATTTCAGATTCCCGACCCGGATAACAGTCAACCTAGCGCTTTAAAGCAAGCTTTAGATGCCAACTACCTCTATTTCGGAATGGATGTCTCAATGGCCACTAAAGACAACCCGTGGGCTTCAGTTCCGGTTCTTTGCAAGTCTACCAATGGCATTAATTTTTCATTAATCAAGAAGTTTCCTAGGTTAGACTTGCGAGACGGCTTCATGATTAAATACGGAGATTGGTACTACCTAACCGGGACCTTGGACTTAATGCGAACTAAAGATTTTATACACTTTGAACGCATTAAGAATGGTCTTAACCAGCGGGATGATTTGAAATTTGTTTGGGCATCGGAACTTTTTGCAGATAGAGACCATAACTGGCACATCATTTGCACTGCTACATCAGCCTATCGGAATAACGACATTTTTAACGGCCGGCGCTTCGTCTTTATCGCCGACATTGATTTAGAATCCGGTGTCGTTAGCAATGAGTGGCAAGAATTAGATGTTGATTGTGGCAGCGATATTGATGCCTCAATGCACTACATCAATGGCCGGTATTATCTCTTTATGAGCCGTAATCACGTTTATGTAAGTGACAGCTTACATGGCAAATTCATTCGGTTAAGTACCAATCTCGATGGGAATTATAACGCTTGGTACGAAGAGGGCCCTGAATTAGTTCAAGCAGGTGGGAACGTTTATCTTTACTACGATCGGATTTGGAGTAATCAAGGCCAGGCCTGGAACTCTCATTATTTACGCCGCCAGGCATTGAATTCGGAACTTACACAATGGAGTGATCCAGTCTCCACTGTTGGACCTTTCTTATTGCGGCACGGTTCCTTTCTATACAATGACTTGGCAAATCTGAATCAGTGTGAATACTTTCCGGAGATTGACCTTAACTCTTCGTTAGGAACGAAGGTGCGTCATGGATGA